A region of Asticcacaulis excentricus DNA encodes the following proteins:
- a CDS encoding ribonucleotide-diphosphate reductase subunit beta, protein MSLIIPGAQPKAGLLTPSIAYKPFRYPWAFDFWQKQQQVHWLPEEVPLGEDVKDWASKLNDNERNLLTQIFRFFTQSDIEVQDNYMEKYGRVFKPTEIKMMLSAFANMETVHIAAYALLLETIGMPEAEFGAFMEYEAMRDKHDFMQKFGVDTDADICRTLAMFGGFTEGLQLFASFAMLMNFPRFNKMKGMGQIVSWSVRDESLHCEGIIKLYHAFNKETGAVTKAVADDIVDCCKTVVSLEDKFIDLSFEMGPVEGMTPDDIKQYIRYIADWRLRQLELPEVFGVQENPLPWLQVLLSGVEHANFFEARATEYSKAATKGSWTGGEGVWDAFDTLLKKRSEATRGVNV, encoded by the coding sequence ATGAGCCTCATCATCCCCGGTGCCCAGCCCAAGGCGGGCCTGCTTACCCCCTCGATTGCCTATAAGCCGTTCCGCTATCCGTGGGCCTTCGACTTCTGGCAAAAGCAGCAGCAGGTGCACTGGCTGCCCGAAGAGGTGCCGCTGGGTGAAGACGTCAAGGACTGGGCGTCCAAGCTGAACGACAATGAGCGCAACCTGTTGACCCAGATCTTCCGCTTCTTCACGCAGTCGGACATCGAGGTTCAGGACAACTACATGGAAAAATACGGTCGGGTGTTCAAACCGACCGAGATCAAGATGATGCTGTCGGCCTTCGCCAATATGGAGACCGTGCACATCGCCGCCTACGCCCTGCTGCTTGAAACCATCGGTATGCCCGAAGCCGAGTTTGGCGCGTTCATGGAATACGAGGCCATGCGCGACAAGCACGACTTCATGCAGAAGTTCGGCGTCGATACCGATGCCGATATCTGCCGCACGCTGGCCATGTTCGGCGGCTTTACCGAAGGCCTGCAACTGTTTGCCTCCTTCGCCATGCTGATGAACTTCCCGCGCTTCAACAAGATGAAGGGCATGGGGCAGATCGTCTCGTGGTCGGTGCGCGACGAAAGCCTGCACTGCGAAGGCATCATCAAGCTCTACCACGCCTTCAACAAGGAAACCGGCGCGGTGACCAAGGCCGTGGCCGACGACATCGTCGATTGCTGCAAAACCGTAGTCAGCCTCGAAGACAAGTTCATCGACCTGTCGTTCGAAATGGGCCCCGTCGAGGGCATGACGCCGGACGATATCAAACAATATATCCGCTACATCGCCGACTGGCGCCTGCGTCAACTGGAACTGCCCGAAGTGTTCGGCGTGCAGGAAAACCCGCTGCCCTGGCTTCAGGTGCTGCTGTCGGGCGTCGAACACGCCAACTTCTTCGAAGCCCGCGCCACCGAATACTCCAAGGCCGCGACCAAGGGCTCATGGACCGGCGGCGAAGGCGTGTGGGACGCTTTCGATACCCTGCTCAAAAAGCGCTCGGAAGCCACCCGCGGCGTGAATGTGTAA
- a CDS encoding murein hydrolase activator EnvC family protein, with the protein MTLRPALLRAAKPVALTLLVLLCTGAVGAQPVQKPLSKQAQTELDTLGAELRANARKREQKHQSAREIAQEIERLRAQMIDIARTQGASEQRAAVYRARLETLSLLEADMTRRLGTLRNKQARLLSALQIYSRNPPPTIFVSTRKANDAVIAAILLKEITPELKKRAAVLSEENRNLIRVRREAALQNEALFISESDVSEQQKQLETLMADRAALEDQLLREADAIEARNLELEARQRTLLGLPSPLRPAQSRTLDLQLPVVGEKAASYGETVDGQTSRGLRLKTTPGAQVRSPGNGRVEYAGPLDGYGQVIILDVGNDYHVVMTGLGRVYVDPNRTVARGEPLGRTPNLTDKPTVFYMELRQGENPVNPATGFDLSKL; encoded by the coding sequence ATGACCCTTCGTCCTGCCCTGCTGCGCGCCGCCAAGCCGGTTGCGCTGACGCTGCTCGTGCTGTTGTGCACGGGCGCAGTGGGGGCGCAGCCTGTTCAAAAACCCTTAAGCAAGCAGGCGCAGACCGAGCTGGACACGCTGGGGGCGGAGTTGCGCGCCAATGCCCGCAAGCGCGAGCAGAAGCATCAGTCGGCGCGGGAGATCGCGCAGGAGATCGAGCGGCTGCGGGCGCAGATGATCGACATAGCCCGCACGCAGGGGGCGTCGGAACAGCGGGCGGCGGTCTATCGCGCACGGCTGGAGACGCTGAGCTTGCTTGAGGCCGATATGACACGGCGGCTGGGGACATTGCGCAACAAGCAGGCGCGGTTGCTGAGCGCCTTGCAGATCTATTCACGCAACCCGCCACCGACGATTTTCGTTTCGACGCGCAAGGCCAATGATGCGGTGATCGCGGCCATATTGCTGAAAGAGATTACGCCGGAGCTGAAAAAGCGCGCGGCCGTGCTGTCGGAAGAAAACCGCAACCTGATCCGTGTGCGGCGCGAGGCGGCCTTACAGAACGAGGCGCTGTTTATTTCCGAAAGCGACGTGTCGGAGCAGCAGAAGCAGTTGGAGACCCTGATGGCCGATCGGGCGGCGCTGGAAGATCAGCTTTTGCGCGAAGCCGATGCCATTGAAGCGCGCAATCTGGAGCTTGAGGCGCGTCAGCGGACCCTGCTGGGCCTGCCCTCGCCGCTGCGCCCGGCCCAGAGCCGCACGCTCGACCTGCAACTGCCTGTGGTCGGTGAAAAGGCCGCCAGCTATGGCGAGACGGTGGACGGTCAGACCAGTCGCGGTCTGCGGCTGAAGACCACGCCGGGGGCGCAGGTACGCAGTCCCGGCAACGGGCGCGTCGAATATGCCGGGCCGCTGGACGGCTATGGTCAGGTGATCATTCTCGATGTCGGCAACGACTATCACGTGGTGATGACCGGGCTGGGGCGGGTCTATGTCGATCCCAACCGCACCGTGGCCAGGGGGGAGCCGCTGGGGCGCACGCCCAATCTGACCGACAAGCCGACGGTCTTTTATATGGAGCTGCGCCAAGGCGAGAACCCCGTCAATCCGGCCACCGGCTTCGATCTGAGCAAGCTGTAA
- a CDS encoding S41 family peptidase translates to MRHYFLGGVAALALSIGAVAYANQPAFSPKSDTYEMLELFGDVVALVKQNYVVEVDDKKLIEAALQGMLSSLDPHSNYLSADDFTDLQERTKGAYGGIGLEVQSEDGAVKVVTPMDDTPAMKAGIQSGDFITAIDGTSILGMRLNEAVSKMKGTPETDLTLTIYREGKDEPFDVKLKREIINVKSVRARMEGAYGYLRISNFNENTARESYEALSDLRTKNPQMKGLILDLRNNPGGLLDQSVGVADLFLEGGEVVSQRGRKPDDITRYQAHKGDIMNGKPIVVLTNPGTASAAEIVAGALQDHKRASTVGLTTFGKGSVQSVINLGENRAVKMTIARYYTPSGRSIQKTGIEPDLEVAQSRDQAKVIANRAYSFSEADYKNALDADEGKKRQEAHVVSEVPPDSYDVKTGDFQLARAIDVLNYGGDVKMAAAHPRGLKLAMSDLVDAPSERFAGKTKAGPAKPAPAAAPSTATASSSSSSSSAQPK, encoded by the coding sequence ATGAGACATTACTTCCTGGGCGGCGTCGCCGCTCTGGCCCTGAGCATCGGTGCGGTGGCCTACGCCAATCAGCCGGCCTTTTCGCCCAAGTCCGATACCTATGAAATGCTTGAGCTGTTTGGCGACGTCGTGGCGCTGGTCAAGCAGAACTATGTGGTCGAGGTGGACGACAAGAAGCTGATCGAAGCCGCGCTTCAGGGGATGCTGTCCTCGCTCGATCCGCATTCCAACTACCTGTCGGCGGATGATTTCACCGACCTTCAGGAACGCACCAAGGGCGCCTATGGCGGCATCGGCCTTGAGGTGCAGTCCGAAGACGGCGCGGTGAAGGTGGTCACTCCGATGGATGACACCCCGGCCATGAAGGCGGGTATCCAGTCGGGCGACTTTATCACCGCCATCGACGGCACCTCGATTCTGGGGATGCGCCTGAACGAGGCCGTCTCCAAGATGAAGGGGACGCCGGAGACGGACCTGACGCTCACCATCTACCGCGAAGGCAAGGACGAGCCGTTCGACGTCAAGCTGAAGCGCGAAATCATCAATGTGAAATCGGTCAGGGCGCGCATGGAAGGCGCTTACGGCTATCTGCGCATTTCGAACTTCAACGAGAATACGGCGCGCGAATCCTATGAGGCGCTGAGCGATCTGCGCACAAAGAATCCGCAGATGAAGGGGCTGATCCTCGATCTGCGCAACAATCCCGGCGGTCTGCTTGATCAGTCGGTGGGCGTCGCCGACCTCTTCCTCGAAGGCGGCGAAGTGGTATCTCAGCGTGGACGCAAGCCCGACGACATCACCCGCTATCAGGCCCATAAGGGCGACATCATGAATGGCAAGCCGATTGTCGTCCTGACCAATCCGGGTACGGCTTCGGCGGCGGAAATCGTTGCGGGCGCGCTTCAAGATCACAAGCGGGCCTCGACCGTCGGCCTGACCACCTTCGGCAAGGGTTCAGTGCAAAGCGTCATCAATCTGGGCGAAAACCGCGCGGTGAAGATGACCATTGCGCGCTATTACACGCCATCAGGCCGCTCGATCCAGAAGACGGGCATCGAGCCCGATCTGGAAGTGGCGCAATCGCGCGATCAGGCCAAGGTGATCGCCAACCGCGCCTATTCCTTCTCGGAAGCCGATTACAAGAACGCGCTGGATGCCGATGAGGGCAAGAAGCGTCAGGAAGCGCACGTCGTGTCCGAAGTGCCGCCGGATTCCTACGACGTCAAAACCGGTGACTTCCAACTGGCGCGCGCCATCGACGTGCTGAACTATGGCGGCGACGTGAAGATGGCGGCGGCGCACCCGCGCGGCCTCAAGCTGGCCATGTCCGATCTGGTCGATGCGCCGAGCGAGCGCTTTGCGGGCAAGACCAAGGCCGGACCGGCCAAACCAGCCCCGGCGGCGGCCCCCAGCACGGCGACCGCTTCGTCGTCGTCATCCTCAAGCTCGGCGCAACCGAAGTAA
- a CDS encoding anthranilate synthase component I family protein, with protein MTPPFPEHLHIVSLPYRPPEAFFGSVLRSERCAGFLSDGGALGRWSWLSVTPDDTEVFAFDDARRPEEVLRTACVKVLGDTHVHGDDITDLPPFTGGLIGLAGFELGPRLENLPLRAFELGGEPWPELVLMRFSAVLAFDLHQKRRLVLGRGATADAAREQAEALAAQVETVASTPRPSTLMDGPLLSETPDAEFEAKVATLVAQIHAGDLFQANLARGWRGALKPGLTPDHILQALAEAGASPFGAFMRFGNRAVISNSPERFIRLRADGRMETRPIKGTRPRGHTPQADSALGQELLNSAKDRAENLMIVDLMRHDLSKVAEVGSVRVEALNALESYPNVHHLVSVVTAQLKAGYTGADVLLATFPPGSISGAPKVQAMKVIQALEAPRGPYCGSLFWVDASGAMDSNVLIRTAACERNERGLWQLRVSAGGGIVADSDPADERHETETKLSLFKAVLERRVT; from the coding sequence ATGACGCCCCCGTTTCCTGAGCATCTGCATATAGTGTCGCTGCCCTACAGGCCGCCCGAAGCCTTTTTCGGCAGCGTGCTGAGGTCGGAGCGTTGCGCCGGTTTCCTGTCCGATGGCGGGGCGCTGGGGCGCTGGTCGTGGCTGTCTGTAACACCCGATGACACAGAGGTGTTTGCCTTTGACGATGCGCGCCGACCCGAAGAGGTGTTGCGCACGGCCTGCGTAAAGGTGTTGGGTGACACCCATGTCCACGGCGACGACATCACGGATTTACCGCCCTTTACGGGCGGGCTGATCGGGCTGGCCGGGTTTGAGCTGGGGCCCCGGCTGGAAAACCTGCCGCTGCGTGCGTTTGAGTTGGGGGGTGAACCGTGGCCCGAACTGGTGCTGATGCGCTTTTCGGCGGTTCTGGCCTTCGACCTGCATCAGAAGCGGAGGCTGGTACTGGGGCGCGGCGCAACGGCGGACGCGGCGCGCGAGCAGGCCGAGGCCCTGGCGGCGCAGGTCGAAACCGTGGCGTCCACGCCCCGGCCCTCCACCCTGATGGACGGCCCATTGCTCAGCGAGACGCCGGACGCCGAGTTTGAGGCGAAGGTGGCGACGCTGGTGGCGCAAATCCATGCCGGTGACCTGTTTCAGGCCAATCTGGCGCGCGGCTGGCGCGGCGCTCTGAAACCCGGCCTTACGCCCGATCACATTTTACAGGCGCTGGCCGAAGCGGGGGCCAGTCCGTTCGGCGCCTTTATGCGCTTTGGCAACCGCGCCGTCATATCAAACAGCCCGGAACGCTTCATCCGCCTTAGAGCTGATGGGCGCATGGAAACCCGCCCGATCAAGGGCACACGCCCACGCGGGCACACGCCGCAGGCTGACTCGGCGCTGGGGCAGGAGCTGCTCAACAGCGCCAAGGATCGCGCCGAAAACCTGATGATCGTCGATCTGATGCGTCACGACCTGTCGAAGGTCGCCGAGGTCGGCTCGGTGCGCGTCGAAGCCCTGAATGCGCTGGAATCCTATCCCAACGTGCACCATCTGGTGTCCGTGGTAACGGCGCAGCTCAAGGCGGGATACACGGGGGCGGATGTGCTGCTGGCCACCTTCCCGCCCGGCTCGATTTCCGGTGCGCCCAAGGTGCAGGCGATGAAGGTCATTCAGGCGCTGGAGGCCCCGCGAGGCCCCTATTGCGGCTCGCTGTTCTGGGTCGATGCGTCGGGTGCCATGGACTCGAATGTGCTGATCCGCACGGCCGCCTGTGAACGTAACGAAAGGGGCCTGTGGCAGTTAAGAGTCAGTGCGGGGGGCGGTATTGTCGCCGACTCCGATCCCGCCGATGAACGCCACGAGACCGAAACCAAGCTGTCTTTGTTCAAAGCCGTCCTCGAACGCAGAGTTACTTAA
- a CDS encoding TadE/TadG family type IV pilus assembly protein, which yields MLRRLRQSFHIGLRARNGTAAVEFALIAPVLIVIYWGLADLSLGMMASRKTAHLAATMGDLVAQSESVTTANLNDIFEIGASILEPFPAGTKLQIRISSVTRNKTTGVIAKDWDQRSNWKGSGDVSTSNLTTAQLPADESLIITEVVYDFTPPIGKFLPINTTFQNKTYHHPRSGAKILLK from the coding sequence ATGCTGAGACGTCTGCGCCAAAGCTTTCATATCGGGCTCAGAGCTCGCAACGGCACGGCAGCGGTAGAATTCGCGCTGATCGCGCCGGTGCTTATTGTCATCTACTGGGGGCTGGCGGACCTCAGCCTCGGAATGATGGCCAGCCGTAAGACCGCACACCTGGCCGCAACGATGGGAGATCTGGTGGCGCAATCTGAAAGCGTGACTACGGCCAATCTGAACGATATTTTTGAGATCGGCGCCAGCATCCTTGAGCCCTTTCCCGCGGGCACCAAGCTGCAAATCCGTATTTCCAGCGTCACACGCAACAAGACCACGGGCGTCATCGCCAAGGATTGGGATCAGCGCAGCAACTGGAAGGGCAGCGGAGACGTATCAACCAGCAACCTGACCACCGCTCAGTTGCCAGCCGACGAAAGCCTGATCATTACCGAAGTTGTGTATGACTTCACGCCGCCGATAGGTAAGTTTTTGCCGATTAATACGACGTTCCAGAACAAGACCTATCATCATCCGCGGTCGGGTGCGAAGATTCTCCTTAAGTAA
- a CDS encoding TadE/TadG family type IV pilus assembly protein, whose translation MEFALIAFPFFGLIMGCIELAIVLFAGVSLDLATAKVSRELRTGLATKATTPAVFITKVCNEMAWLGADCTSKLRVDVRTFTNFQMVTKAPEVIVDGEFVNMQYTVGGSSQIQLVRVYYTWPVFSPLLKPGFGTLSGGETVLSSIIVFRNEPF comes from the coding sequence GTGGAATTTGCCCTGATCGCATTCCCTTTCTTTGGTTTGATCATGGGCTGCATAGAGCTGGCCATTGTGTTGTTTGCCGGCGTCTCCCTCGATCTGGCGACCGCAAAGGTGTCACGGGAACTGCGCACAGGTTTGGCCACCAAGGCCACCACGCCCGCCGTCTTCATTACCAAGGTGTGTAACGAAATGGCATGGCTGGGCGCGGATTGTACCTCCAAGCTGCGCGTTGATGTGCGCACATTTACCAATTTCCAGATGGTGACCAAAGCCCCCGAAGTCATCGTGGATGGTGAGTTCGTCAATATGCAATATACAGTGGGCGGTAGCAGCCAGATACAGCTGGTGCGCGTCTATTATACCTGGCCGGTGTTCTCGCCGCTTCTGAAGCCCGGTTTCGGTACATTGAGCGGCGGTGAAACCGTTCTCTCTTCTATCATCGTCTTCAGAAACGAGCCCTTCTGA
- a CDS encoding pilus assembly protein N-terminal domain-containing protein, producing the protein MTKQMIMAGCLALTALLSAGAAEAASKIVVEKNHSTRVVLPASAGSVIVGNPEVADVTVVDSRTIYIIGRGFGRSSVSVTDSAGRNIFDADVMVGTPVEGGVTVYKGLKPSTMICSRTCIEQTDGMQSSSSTPAAPPSPAS; encoded by the coding sequence ATGACGAAGCAGATGATAATGGCCGGATGTCTGGCGCTGACGGCTCTTTTGTCGGCCGGTGCCGCCGAGGCCGCCAGCAAGATCGTGGTCGAAAAAAACCACAGTACGCGGGTGGTTTTGCCCGCCTCTGCCGGGTCGGTGATCGTCGGCAATCCCGAGGTGGCCGATGTGACCGTCGTCGATTCTCGCACTATATATATTATAGGGCGGGGATTTGGGCGGTCCTCGGTGTCGGTCACCGATAGCGCCGGGCGCAATATTTTTGATGCCGATGTAATGGTCGGCACCCCGGTAGAGGGGGGCGTTACCGTCTATAAGGGACTGAAACCCAGCACGATGATCTGTAGCCGCACCTGTATTGAGCAGACCGACGGGATGCAGTCGTCTTCTTCCACACCGGCTGCGCCACCGTCACCGGCGAGTTAA
- a CDS encoding Flp family type IVb pilin produces MTNLIKTFAKDESGATAIEYGLIAALIAVALVTIMTTLGDKLEGAFNNIGSQLDKAPAAS; encoded by the coding sequence ATGACCAACCTCATCAAGACCTTTGCCAAAGACGAATCGGGCGCCACGGCCATCGAATACGGCCTGATCGCCGCCCTGATCGCCGTCGCTCTCGTGACCATCATGACCACTCTGGGCGACAAGCTGGAAGGCGCATTCAACAACATCGGCTCGCAACTGGACAAGGCTCCGGCCGCTTCTTAA
- a CDS encoding Flp family type IVb pilin, which produces MLKLTLLFARDERGATSIEYGLIAGAIAIVLATVMTTLGNDLTAAFQRIMALFPETQT; this is translated from the coding sequence ATGCTGAAATTGACCTTGCTTTTCGCGCGTGACGAACGCGGCGCAACCAGCATCGAATACGGTTTGATAGCCGGGGCTATCGCCATTGTGCTGGCGACCGTTATGACGACGCTAGGCAATGATCTGACAGCAGCGTTTCAACGCATTATGGCTCTTTTCCCTGAGACGCAAACTTAG
- a CDS encoding A24 family peptidase, whose product MPLLIPALFCLVYPACLVWAAISDLRSMTIPNRLSLILAGVFFPAALLLGLPPLSIAIHTGLGFGILVVGFAAFAFKVLGGGDAKLLAATALWFHPEGVLAFLTYTALVGGAFTLLLLMARQFLQIYTPTLPQWLQTLLKPKGDIPYGVAICAGGLLAIPYSDLWPLLNRLAG is encoded by the coding sequence ATGCCTCTCCTGATCCCCGCCCTCTTCTGCCTTGTCTATCCAGCCTGCCTCGTTTGGGCGGCCATTAGCGACCTGCGTTCGATGACCATACCGAACCGGTTGAGCCTGATCCTGGCCGGTGTTTTCTTTCCCGCAGCCCTGCTGTTGGGCCTCCCCCCTCTCAGCATCGCCATCCATACCGGGCTGGGGTTCGGCATACTGGTCGTGGGCTTTGCCGCTTTCGCCTTCAAGGTGCTGGGCGGCGGCGATGCCAAGCTTCTGGCCGCGACGGCCCTGTGGTTTCATCCCGAGGGGGTGCTGGCCTTTCTGACATATACCGCCCTGGTCGGCGGGGCCTTCACCCTGCTGCTGCTGATGGCGCGGCAATTCCTGCAAATCTATACCCCCACCCTGCCTCAGTGGCTGCAAACCCTGCTCAAGCCCAAAGGCGACATCCCCTATGGCGTGGCCATCTGTGCGGGTGGCCTGCTGGCCATACCCTACAGCGATCTGTGGCCGTTACTGAACAGGCTGGCCGGATAG
- the cpaB gene encoding Flp pilus assembly protein CpaB — MKASRFVVIGIAAVAALLLALVVRGMIGGNGASNANASQKVAVEAPTVKVLVAARHLKVGERIAEADLAWKAWPEDGITESYFTDKPVTPVAPAEAKSAEDKALEKNVKNGAAQVAEVADKAMNPTRGMDAVLGGVVREEILANEPIVARKVVRADAGGFMAVMLAPGMRAMAVPVTVESTAGGFILPGDRVDIVVSTELQSNGQSTHVAKPVLRNVKVLAVDQTVEAKSDQPSVIGATATLEVRPEEGEALAQAKAQGPLSLMLRSYADVGGPSGRVGPSTTGAGNKVVVYRNGQGTDVPVSR; from the coding sequence ATGAAGGCGTCACGTTTTGTCGTAATCGGCATCGCCGCGGTCGCAGCGCTTTTGCTGGCGCTGGTCGTGCGCGGCATGATCGGCGGCAATGGCGCATCCAACGCCAATGCGTCGCAAAAGGTCGCGGTCGAAGCACCGACAGTCAAGGTGCTGGTTGCAGCGCGTCACCTGAAGGTCGGCGAGCGCATCGCCGAGGCGGACCTGGCGTGGAAGGCCTGGCCCGAAGACGGCATTACCGAATCCTATTTTACCGACAAGCCGGTGACCCCTGTGGCCCCGGCCGAGGCCAAGTCCGCCGAAGACAAGGCTCTGGAAAAAAACGTCAAGAATGGTGCGGCTCAGGTCGCCGAGGTGGCTGACAAGGCCATGAACCCGACACGCGGCATGGACGCCGTGCTGGGCGGCGTGGTGCGCGAGGAAATACTGGCCAATGAGCCGATCGTGGCGCGCAAGGTCGTGCGCGCCGATGCTGGCGGCTTCATGGCCGTCATGCTGGCCCCCGGTATGCGCGCCATGGCCGTGCCGGTGACCGTCGAAAGCACGGCGGGTGGCTTTATCCTGCCCGGCGACCGCGTCGATATCGTGGTTTCGACAGAACTTCAGTCCAACGGTCAGTCCACCCACGTGGCCAAGCCGGTCCTGCGTAACGTCAAGGTTCTGGCCGTCGATCAGACGGTGGAGGCCAAATCCGATCAGCCCTCGGTCATTGGAGCCACCGCCACGCTGGAGGTTCGCCCCGAAGAGGGTGAAGCTCTGGCGCAGGCCAAGGCTCAGGGGCCTTTGTCGCTGATGCTGCGTTCCTATGCCGATGTCGGCGGCCCCTCAGGCCGCGTCGGTCCTTCCACCACCGGCGCCGGCAACAAGGTGGTCGTCTATCGCAACGGTCAGGGCACGGACGTGCCGGTATCCCGATGA
- a CDS encoding type II and III secretion system protein family protein, translating into MKRRFDMARPYPLLAAFAAGLLMSSLAVSGVQAAPKPYSAPVSPMTVQTQTSGARTQVLNLAKGRSAVVDLPVDAADVFVSNPAVADAVLRTPRRIFVLGVAAGQSDAIFFDAAGRQILNLQIRVGVSTDQLSDTVRKLYPQSDVQVQSVNGYVILSGVVANASESEAIQRLSVAFAEKPENIINMLAIAGKDQVSLKVRIVEVQKSSIKQMGFNFSGLSGQTGEVQYALQNTPTYGTNGKALGGMKIGYGDKLLSASLQAFERVGLIRTLAEPNLAAVSGESAKFLAGGEFPVPVAKDTQGRVTVEFKTYGVGLGFTPVVLSNGTISLKLSTEVSEIVNTGAFSLDDTFTIPGLSVRRAETTVELPSGGSLMIAGLLQSKYKQSIDALPGMTTIPVLGALFRSRDFLDEQTEMVVIVTPYIVSAKSPDAFQTPADNFQVASDLESVFLGRLNKSVRAKRGEVAEAPPPAGSYQAPIGYVIE; encoded by the coding sequence ATGAAGAGACGTTTTGATATGGCACGGCCCTATCCCCTTCTTGCCGCTTTTGCCGCTGGCCTGCTGATGAGCAGTCTGGCGGTCAGCGGCGTTCAGGCGGCCCCCAAGCCCTACAGCGCACCGGTCAGCCCCATGACCGTGCAAACCCAGACCTCTGGCGCCCGCACGCAGGTGCTCAATCTGGCCAAGGGGCGCTCGGCCGTGGTGGACCTGCCGGTGGATGCCGCCGATGTCTTCGTTTCCAACCCGGCCGTGGCTGATGCCGTATTGCGCACGCCGCGCCGCATCTTCGTTCTGGGCGTCGCCGCCGGTCAGTCGGACGCCATATTCTTTGACGCAGCGGGACGTCAGATCCTGAACCTTCAGATCCGCGTGGGCGTCTCCACCGATCAGTTATCGGACACGGTGCGCAAGCTCTATCCGCAATCGGATGTGCAGGTGCAGAGCGTCAATGGCTATGTCATCCTGTCAGGTGTGGTGGCGAACGCCAGCGAATCCGAAGCGATCCAACGCCTGTCCGTCGCCTTCGCCGAAAAGCCGGAAAACATCATCAATATGCTGGCCATTGCCGGTAAGGATCAGGTCAGCCTGAAGGTTCGCATTGTCGAGGTTCAGAAATCCTCGATCAAGCAGATGGGTTTCAACTTCAGCGGCCTGTCCGGGCAGACCGGCGAAGTGCAGTACGCCCTTCAGAATACACCCACCTATGGCACCAATGGCAAGGCGCTGGGCGGCATGAAGATCGGCTATGGCGACAAGTTGCTCTCAGCCTCGCTTCAGGCCTTTGAGCGCGTCGGCCTGATACGCACCCTGGCTGAACCCAATCTGGCCGCCGTATCGGGTGAGTCGGCCAAGTTCCTCGCCGGCGGGGAATTTCCTGTGCCGGTGGCCAAGGATACGCAGGGCCGTGTTACCGTCGAATTCAAGACCTATGGCGTGGGGCTGGGCTTTACGCCGGTCGTGCTGTCCAACGGCACCATCTCGCTAAAACTTTCGACCGAAGTCTCGGAAATCGTCAATACCGGTGCCTTCTCGCTCGACGACACCTTCACCATCCCCGGCCTGTCGGTGCGTCGCGCCGAAACCACGGTCGAGCTGCCGTCGGGCGGTTCGCTGATGATCGCCGGCCTGCTGCAATCGAAGTACAAGCAGAGCATCGACGCCCTGCCCGGCATGACCACCATTCCGGTGCTGGGGGCCCTGTTCCGCTCTCGCGACTTCCTTGATGAGCAGACGGAAATGGTGGTCATTGTCACCCCCTATATCGTTTCGGCCAAGTCGCCGGACGCCTTCCAGACGCCCGCCGACAACTTCCAAGTCGCCTCCGACCTCGAATCCGTCTTCCTCGGACGCCTGAACAAATCCGTGCGTGCCAAGCGCGGTGAAGTCGCCGAAGCGCCGCCTCCGGCTGGCAGCTATCAGGCCCCCATCGGCTATGTGATCGAATAG
- a CDS encoding CpaD family pilus assembly protein, translating to MTMNRPAPFRFTALLLGASLLSACATDAPPALQAHAPTPLDHYPLQAQSRTDALHFKIHPKSGLSDNQRRALDQVARKASWNGGQAVDITILTANTPDALRAGAAIRAYLNDHQISLHAVSQTTAEGQPADVVSLITREYRAVVNDCNQAWENLAASRHNAAPQNMGCAINANLAAQIDDPRDIAAPQPATPGDAGRRTVIIDKYRKGEVTSAAKDDAAKANVSQVIK from the coding sequence ATGACCATGAACCGCCCGGCCCCCTTCCGATTCACCGCGCTGCTTCTCGGCGCATCCCTGTTGTCGGCCTGCGCCACTGACGCACCACCCGCGCTTCAGGCCCACGCGCCGACGCCGCTTGACCACTATCCGCTCCAGGCCCAGTCGCGCACCGATGCCCTGCATTTCAAAATCCACCCCAAGAGCGGCCTGTCCGACAATCAGCGCCGCGCCCTCGACCAGGTGGCCCGCAAGGCGAGTTGGAACGGGGGGCAGGCCGTGGACATCACCATCCTGACCGCCAATACGCCCGATGCCCTGCGCGCCGGGGCCGCCATTCGCGCCTATCTCAATGACCATCAGATCAGTCTTCACGCCGTCTCGCAAACGACCGCCGAAGGCCAGCCCGCCGACGTAGTGAGCCTGATCACGCGCGAATACCGCGCAGTGGTCAACGACTGTAATCAGGCATGGGAAAATCTGGCGGCCTCTCGTCACAATGCCGCACCGCAGAATATGGGCTGCGCCATCAATGCCAATCTGGCGGCACAGATTGACGATCCGCGCGATATCGCCGCGCCGCAGCCTGCGACACCCGGCGATGCCGGCCGTCGTACCGTTATCATCGACAAATATCGCAAGGGCGAGGTTACCTCGGCAGCCAAAGATGATGCTGCCAAGGCGAATGTCTCCCAGGTCATCAAGTGA